In one window of Nocardia brasiliensis DNA:
- a CDS encoding helix-turn-helix domain-containing protein, whose product MTPTGSTLSRRILARQLRELREKAGVTAEFARTAIGVGKQTLWRMETGQPVRFNPLFVERLCQVYGARDDVTGMLLALTGETQRTGWWQAYGDIVPKHFALFLGLEEAARRTISYHATLVPGLLQISEYHRALLEAGAPNMSAAEIERRIELLDRRKFRLTTPERLLRIEVIVDEGSLRHPIGGRAVMSAQLRHLAQVGHLRNVSIRVIPLDSAAYGGLTAGAFVILEFPTHPTAHLTEPPIVYLDGHLDAQYLDKADDVRHYQQIYDDLRRAALDEPRSRALIESIVAEYTN is encoded by the coding sequence GTGACCCCCACCGGATCCACCCTGTCCCGGCGCATTCTGGCGCGTCAATTGCGCGAACTCCGCGAAAAAGCAGGAGTCACCGCCGAATTCGCACGAACTGCGATCGGTGTCGGAAAGCAAACGCTGTGGCGCATGGAGACCGGGCAACCGGTGCGGTTCAATCCATTGTTCGTCGAGCGACTGTGCCAGGTGTATGGAGCACGCGACGACGTCACCGGGATGCTGCTCGCGCTCACCGGTGAAACGCAGCGCACCGGATGGTGGCAGGCCTACGGTGACATCGTCCCGAAGCATTTCGCCCTGTTCCTCGGCCTGGAAGAGGCGGCGCGGCGAACGATTTCCTATCACGCGACGCTGGTCCCCGGCCTGCTGCAAATCTCGGAATACCACCGTGCGCTACTCGAGGCCGGCGCGCCGAACATGTCCGCAGCGGAGATCGAACGACGAATCGAACTGCTCGACCGCCGGAAGTTCCGACTGACGACCCCCGAAAGGTTGTTGCGCATCGAGGTGATCGTCGACGAGGGCAGCCTGCGACACCCGATCGGCGGCCGGGCGGTGATGTCGGCTCAGCTGCGGCATCTCGCCCAGGTCGGACACCTGCGCAACGTCTCCATCCGCGTGATTCCGCTCGACTCCGCGGCCTACGGCGGGCTGACGGCGGGCGCGTTCGTGATCCTCGAATTCCCCACGCATCCAACGGCGCACCTCACCGAGCCGCCCATCGTCTACCTGGACGGGCACCTCGACGCGCAATATCTCGACAAAGCCGACGACGTGCGCCATTACCAGCAAATCTACGACGACCTACGCCGCGCCGCACTAGACGAACCCCGAAGCCGCGCCCTCATCGAATCCATCGTGGCGGAGTACACGAACTGA
- a CDS encoding DUF4254 domain-containing protein: MLQACRDAVRDGHPLLRAAGELTALHRRRLILARRITGEIDEYRAQQVHAIDRWVAPRLPVAHGGAYLHTETVGAVLDRLARLTARAEAALAAESDWDIWFAWERLAELSVGYEDLVAELATGRRRLPTGS; this comes from the coding sequence GTGCTGCAAGCCTGTCGGGATGCGGTGCGTGACGGCCATCCGCTGCTGCGCGCCGCGGGGGAGCTGACGGCGCTGCATCGGCGTAGATTGATCTTGGCGCGCCGAATCACCGGGGAGATCGATGAATACCGTGCTCAGCAGGTCCACGCCATCGATCGGTGGGTCGCGCCCCGGCTACCGGTCGCGCACGGCGGCGCCTATCTGCACACCGAGACAGTCGGCGCGGTGCTCGACCGGCTGGCCCGGCTCACCGCCCGCGCCGAAGCCGCGCTGGCCGCCGAGTCCGACTGGGACATCTGGTTCGCGTGGGAGCGTCTGGCCGAACTCTCGGTCGGGTACGAGGATCTCGTCGCGGAACTCGCGACCGGTCGTCGTCGCCTACCGACCGGATCGTGA
- a CDS encoding DUF3558 family protein, giving the protein MVVTALCGCGTITTGDTVQTSVEVSAPQAAKASRGIPGSAELAAIAPGTGDLMARIRGTDPCALLNRDIAQRLGAFQNFDRAPGFERGSSWTGCGMSITAADDPDANYYFNIELDKLYTADKQALDKPEQINGRTVYRAAVSDDSRSDAYRCDYRIPAGDTGFAHTISVAKVTSPKKTPVPWSQPCQFTRGYLAATLDDLLALPPHHLDGPTGKSLAQRDPCAAEPQISAQFLGWKMTSVGWSRAYKCAITIVQPGGSHRATVEVSFERNNERMVKTGEVLRVPSGVDGGQAIQYGRHLTLDGLTGTELRTVQSTDPTRQNTSCAITLNYRRADPPTANNAHLIHVAVNIAPASPPFPFDACTQTTQIVPVVLRSLP; this is encoded by the coding sequence ATGGTTGTCACCGCGTTGTGCGGCTGCGGGACCATCACCACGGGAGACACCGTACAAACAAGTGTGGAAGTCAGTGCGCCGCAAGCGGCGAAGGCTTCTAGGGGTATTCCAGGATCGGCCGAATTGGCCGCTATCGCACCGGGTACCGGCGATCTCATGGCGCGAATCCGGGGCACCGACCCGTGCGCGCTGTTGAATCGCGATATCGCCCAACGCCTCGGCGCATTCCAGAATTTCGATCGGGCCCCCGGCTTCGAGCGCGGCAGCAGCTGGACCGGGTGCGGCATGTCGATCACCGCCGCCGACGATCCGGACGCGAACTACTACTTCAACATCGAACTCGACAAGCTCTACACCGCGGACAAACAGGCGCTCGACAAGCCCGAACAGATCAACGGCCGCACCGTCTATCGCGCCGCGGTCAGCGACGACAGCAGGTCCGACGCGTACCGCTGCGACTACCGAATCCCGGCCGGCGACACCGGTTTCGCGCACACGATCTCCGTCGCCAAGGTGACCAGCCCGAAAAAGACGCCCGTGCCGTGGTCGCAACCCTGCCAGTTCACGAGGGGCTACCTCGCCGCCACCCTCGACGACCTTCTTGCGCTACCGCCACACCACCTCGACGGACCGACCGGAAAGTCGCTGGCGCAACGTGATCCGTGCGCCGCCGAACCGCAGATCAGCGCGCAGTTCCTCGGCTGGAAGATGACCTCGGTCGGGTGGAGCCGGGCTTATAAGTGCGCGATCACCATCGTCCAGCCCGGTGGTTCGCACCGCGCGACCGTCGAGGTGTCGTTCGAGCGCAACAACGAGCGGATGGTCAAAACCGGCGAGGTCCTGCGGGTGCCCTCCGGCGTCGACGGCGGCCAGGCCATCCAGTACGGCCGCCACCTCACCCTCGACGGACTGACCGGCACCGAACTGCGCACCGTGCAATCCACCGACCCCACCCGCCAGAACACCAGCTGCGCCATCACCCTCAACTACCGTCGCGCCGACCCACCCACTGCCAACAACGCCCACCTCATCCACGTGGCAGTGAACATCGCCCCCGCCAGCCCACCTTTCCCCTTCGACGCCTGCACCCAAACCACCCAGATAGTCCCCGTGGTCCTGCGCTCCCTGCCGTGA
- a CDS encoding type VII secretion target yields MGNEQLQVITDQLRTHASTVQGFMGTLTNAVEAAAYLGNADDGYGWMVRSIVNSLLEDNNRGTVEAITKAAGETAEIPSKLGTVSDKFDEWDESWARTLDELRDAMQRAQQGR; encoded by the coding sequence ATGGGCAACGAGCAACTTCAAGTCATCACCGACCAACTACGTACCCACGCATCAACTGTCCAGGGATTCATGGGTACGTTGACCAACGCCGTCGAAGCCGCTGCGTACCTTGGGAATGCAGACGACGGCTACGGGTGGATGGTCCGCTCGATCGTCAATTCGCTGTTGGAAGACAACAACCGCGGCACAGTCGAAGCAATCACCAAGGCCGCAGGCGAGACCGCCGAGATCCCCAGCAAGCTCGGCACCGTCTCCGACAAGTTCGACGAGTGGGACGAGTCATGGGCACGCACGCTGGATGAACTGCGCGACGCCATGCAACGCGCCCAGCAGGGGCGCTGA